A genomic region of Prosthecobacter algae contains the following coding sequences:
- a CDS encoding UbiA family prenyltransferase, which translates to MLRAWLELARISNLPTVWTNVTAAWLLAGGPWLDVRLGWLLLAGSLLYTGGMILNDAADAKFDREHKKERPIPSGKVSAGTAWGVGLGMMALGATTAIFTAGASLVITLVLVAAILFYDLYHKPWPGAVWVMGSCRVLLYLMASSAIPGGEASIHWWLDNDVLIFAPTLGAYIVGLTMVARMEAKGAVTSPLRAFFAKGLLYAPAVVAIVFWISRANWQLIPLLGDLTPLAPLPFIFLFIGMVAYATRVMRQGGPAIGRAVGILLAGIAVVDALAVMQVSLFLACGFVLMAPLLRLWQRWIAAT; encoded by the coding sequence ATGCTCCGCGCCTGGCTCGAACTCGCCCGCATCTCCAATCTCCCCACTGTCTGGACCAACGTCACGGCGGCTTGGCTACTGGCAGGTGGCCCCTGGCTGGATGTACGGCTGGGCTGGCTGCTGCTGGCAGGCTCCCTCCTTTACACAGGCGGCATGATCCTCAATGACGCGGCGGATGCCAAATTCGACCGCGAGCACAAAAAGGAACGCCCGATCCCCAGCGGTAAAGTCAGCGCCGGCACCGCCTGGGGCGTGGGGCTGGGGATGATGGCACTGGGAGCAACGACGGCCATCTTCACTGCCGGAGCCAGCCTAGTGATCACGCTCGTTCTTGTGGCGGCCATTCTGTTTTATGATCTTTACCACAAACCCTGGCCTGGAGCCGTGTGGGTGATGGGGTCCTGCCGGGTGCTGCTTTATCTCATGGCCAGCTCTGCCATTCCTGGCGGTGAAGCCAGCATTCACTGGTGGCTAGATAATGACGTGCTGATTTTTGCCCCCACATTAGGAGCGTACATTGTCGGTCTCACCATGGTCGCCCGCATGGAGGCTAAAGGGGCGGTCACCTCCCCTCTGCGCGCCTTTTTTGCCAAAGGTTTGCTGTATGCCCCTGCGGTGGTCGCCATCGTTTTCTGGATCAGCCGAGCGAACTGGCAGCTCATACCTCTTTTGGGGGATCTCACACCGCTCGCCCCACTGCCCTTCATCTTTCTTTTCATCGGCATGGTGGCCTACGCCACACGGGTCATGCGTCAGGGCGGGCCTGCTATCGGCCGGGCCGTGGGCATCCTCCTGGCAGGCATCGCCGTGGTGGATGCGCTAGCAGTCATGCAGGTTTCCCTATTTCTAGCCTGTGGCTTTGTCCTAATGGCCCCACTGCTGCGCCTCTGGCAACGTTGGATTGCGGCCACTTAA
- the bamD gene encoding outer membrane protein assembly factor BamD, with the protein MPFISSPVRAGLLYFLVLGALLPVQARDADESVRRLYSRAQKLMSEGEAEEALERFLNVVKHYPRTEWSALSLWEVYRINIHLGDDESAFEALNRLIVEQPGNFEKAHAAQLQLVQRLLGSGKESRRTLEVARKSQITPPEILVEMLKTVIKNGPQSEVGIQAHYYLAIAQEKAGEKKVAIATHEDFTETYPKHELADDAGYQVAYIAYKDWKTMRSNSPHQREGAAISLAWFIARFPESDKVAQARSCLSEVRASEMRELLGLARYYEGRGNEKAAAVYYEQLAERFPEAVVADKTLADKILKTQPAAETVGPVR; encoded by the coding sequence ATGCCTTTCATTAGCAGCCCTGTTCGAGCAGGGCTGCTTTATTTTTTAGTGCTCGGTGCTCTGCTGCCCGTGCAGGCTAGGGATGCTGATGAGTCCGTGCGTCGTCTGTATTCTCGCGCACAGAAATTAATGTCGGAAGGCGAGGCTGAAGAGGCTCTGGAACGCTTTCTCAACGTGGTCAAACATTACCCCCGCACGGAGTGGTCGGCCCTGTCACTGTGGGAAGTGTATCGTATCAACATTCACCTCGGTGATGATGAATCCGCCTTTGAGGCCCTGAACCGTCTGATTGTGGAGCAGCCCGGGAATTTTGAAAAAGCCCATGCCGCACAGCTTCAGTTGGTGCAGCGCCTACTCGGCAGTGGCAAAGAAAGCCGCCGCACGCTGGAAGTGGCCCGGAAATCTCAGATCACGCCGCCTGAGATCCTGGTGGAGATGCTGAAGACGGTGATCAAAAATGGCCCGCAGAGCGAGGTTGGAATCCAGGCGCATTATTACCTGGCGATTGCCCAAGAAAAGGCCGGTGAAAAGAAGGTGGCCATCGCCACCCATGAAGATTTTACGGAAACCTACCCCAAGCATGAGTTGGCGGATGATGCCGGCTACCAGGTGGCCTACATCGCTTACAAAGATTGGAAGACCATGCGCAGCAATAGCCCGCATCAGCGCGAAGGGGCAGCTATCTCATTGGCGTGGTTCATCGCTCGTTTCCCTGAGAGTGATAAGGTGGCCCAAGCCCGCTCTTGCCTCTCGGAGGTGCGAGCTTCTGAAATGCGTGAGTTGTTAGGCCTCGCTCGTTATTATGAAGGCCGGGGGAATGAAAAAGCAGCAGCGGTGTATTATGAACAATTGGCTGAGCGTTTTCCGGAAGCCGTCGTGGCGGATAAGACCCTTGCCGACAAGATCCTGAAAACCCAACCTGCCGCCGAAACGGTCGGCCCGGTGAGGTGA
- a CDS encoding tetratricopeptide repeat protein produces MPAAPGEPALPQNAGFPVDVNNYENPLLLFQGEKRDLPMADEENLELLPPISPYLPGEQAPAGTPDKPLTPEELELRSLGAKVAASVVGIRVWDEFGNQISSGIGCFVTKDGVILTDTGLLHPEIAEKVDYITTTGADGTNHKVAGFYLADLVTGVTLLQSETRDTTPLELAPDTDFAQERACHVLAVSEKRGLVLADAKVQMDPALTGLGWLNLKGTDSPGAVGSPVLSKAGRVMAVVGMKVPLQSWMNFALPCDAAAFELRKNRAPMQPLSKLPQSPKLREVANDPEFVAAFATLQQKRVESAMRKLVQLTRKYPRSAECWALLGLSATYLGASPEALNCQRKAVALDPKAGLYWHQLAFAKLRESPGGLPDSTEDREALELAVEQRPNDQLAWLLLASRHVRDGDLGKADDALRRVTLLAPGYAQAHYLQAYVRGRLKDYDGAQAAISQSLKLNAGYSEAWYYQGLLFDKQGNPGEATKAYRNTVRLRPTHPQAWMNLAYAYKKMGRETEAREAFKEHQKRTMKGK; encoded by the coding sequence GTGCCCGCTGCCCCAGGTGAACCGGCCCTGCCGCAGAACGCAGGATTTCCAGTGGACGTGAACAATTACGAAAACCCGCTCCTGCTTTTCCAAGGCGAGAAGCGCGACCTGCCCATGGCCGATGAGGAGAACCTGGAGCTGCTGCCGCCCATCTCGCCATATCTTCCAGGCGAGCAAGCCCCCGCAGGAACGCCCGACAAGCCGCTGACGCCCGAGGAGCTTGAACTGCGCAGCCTAGGGGCCAAGGTGGCCGCTTCCGTCGTCGGCATCCGTGTCTGGGATGAATTTGGCAACCAGATCAGCAGTGGCATCGGCTGCTTTGTGACAAAAGACGGCGTTATCCTTACCGACACTGGTTTGCTTCATCCGGAGATCGCGGAAAAGGTGGACTACATCACGACCACGGGCGCGGATGGCACCAATCATAAAGTGGCCGGTTTCTACCTGGCGGATCTCGTCACTGGGGTGACGCTGCTGCAAAGTGAAACGAGGGACACGACACCGCTGGAGCTCGCCCCTGACACTGACTTTGCCCAAGAACGCGCCTGCCATGTCCTGGCCGTCTCTGAAAAACGCGGCCTCGTGCTGGCGGATGCGAAGGTGCAAATGGACCCCGCCCTCACTGGCCTGGGCTGGCTGAATCTAAAAGGCACAGACTCCCCTGGCGCGGTGGGTTCCCCCGTGTTGTCGAAGGCCGGGCGTGTCATGGCCGTGGTGGGCATGAAGGTGCCGCTGCAGAGCTGGATGAACTTTGCCCTGCCCTGCGATGCAGCCGCCTTTGAACTGCGCAAAAACCGCGCGCCCATGCAGCCGCTGTCGAAACTGCCCCAGAGCCCCAAGCTGCGTGAGGTGGCCAACGATCCCGAGTTCGTCGCCGCTTTTGCCACCCTCCAGCAAAAACGTGTGGAGTCCGCCATGCGCAAGCTGGTGCAGCTCACCCGCAAGTACCCGCGCAGCGCAGAATGCTGGGCTCTGCTGGGGCTGAGTGCCACCTATCTAGGGGCCTCGCCTGAGGCGCTGAACTGCCAGCGCAAAGCTGTAGCGCTGGACCCCAAGGCGGGGCTCTACTGGCATCAACTTGCCTTTGCTAAACTGCGCGAATCCCCCGGCGGCCTGCCAGACAGCACGGAGGACCGCGAGGCGCTGGAACTGGCGGTGGAGCAGCGGCCGAATGATCAACTGGCCTGGCTGCTGCTGGCCAGCCGCCACGTGCGTGACGGAGATCTGGGCAAGGCCGATGATGCCCTGCGCCGCGTCACCCTGCTGGCTCCCGGTTATGCCCAGGCGCATTACTTGCAAGCCTATGTGCGAGGTCGTCTAAAGGACTATGACGGAGCCCAGGCCGCCATTTCTCAAAGCCTGAAGCTGAACGCTGGCTACTCCGAGGCCTGGTACTATCAGGGGCTGCTTTTTGATAAGCAGGGGAATCCGGGCGAGGCCACCAAAGCCTATCGCAACACCGTGCGCCTGCGCCCGACGCACCCCCAGGCCTGGATGAATCTGGCCTACGCCTATAAAAAGATGGGCCGTGAAACCGAGGCGCGGGAAGCTTTTAAAGAGCATCAAAAGCGGACGATGAAGGGGAAATGA
- a CDS encoding 3-dehydroquinate synthase, with product MNETQPPMLEKKIRLEYAHRILFTRDVFAAANTTICDLLLLDHPNKVPRVLVFVDDHVASANPQLLDSIRSYARAHAEVLDLAGEPVILPGGEPCKNDFSLVQQCWQAINDAGLDRHSYVFVIGGGAALDLVCFAAATAHRGIRHVRFPTTTLSQGDGGVGVKNGVNYFEKKNWVGSFAVPFAVVNDFAFLESLPERERRNGIIEAIKVSLIRDRAFFEEIEQIAPALARLEQPALERVVQRSAELHVEHIATGGDPFELGSARPLDFGHWAAHKLEQITHFAVTHGEAVAIGMAVDLLYSVKKGILDSPTAQRVLRLVEQIGFDTYHPSLIAEGRTGEPTILEGLEEFREHLGGELTVTLVPKVGQKLEVHEMDRELILEAVEELRMHAEANHLAPAGR from the coding sequence ATTAATGAGACCCAACCGCCCATGCTGGAGAAGAAAATCAGGCTCGAATACGCCCATCGCATCCTTTTCACCCGCGATGTGTTTGCTGCTGCAAACACGACCATCTGCGATCTCCTCTTGCTGGACCACCCCAACAAGGTCCCTCGTGTGCTGGTGTTTGTGGATGATCATGTGGCCTCAGCCAACCCGCAACTTCTCGACAGCATCCGCTCGTATGCACGGGCTCATGCCGAGGTGCTGGACCTAGCGGGCGAGCCGGTGATCCTACCCGGTGGGGAACCCTGCAAGAATGACTTCTCTCTCGTCCAGCAGTGCTGGCAGGCCATCAACGATGCCGGGCTGGACCGCCACAGTTACGTCTTTGTCATCGGTGGTGGAGCCGCATTGGACCTCGTTTGTTTTGCGGCGGCCACTGCCCACCGGGGCATCCGCCACGTGCGCTTCCCCACCACCACCCTCAGCCAGGGTGATGGCGGCGTGGGCGTGAAAAATGGCGTCAATTACTTCGAGAAAAAGAACTGGGTGGGCAGCTTTGCCGTCCCCTTTGCCGTGGTGAATGACTTTGCCTTTCTGGAGTCCCTGCCTGAGCGCGAACGCCGCAATGGCATCATCGAAGCCATCAAAGTTTCTCTCATCCGCGACCGCGCCTTTTTTGAAGAGATCGAGCAGATAGCTCCAGCCCTCGCCCGTCTGGAGCAGCCTGCGCTTGAGCGGGTGGTCCAGCGCAGTGCCGAACTGCACGTGGAGCACATCGCCACCGGGGGCGACCCCTTTGAACTCGGCAGCGCCCGCCCGCTCGACTTCGGCCACTGGGCCGCGCATAAGCTGGAGCAGATCACCCACTTTGCCGTCACCCATGGCGAAGCTGTGGCCATTGGTATGGCGGTGGACCTCCTTTACTCCGTGAAAAAGGGCATCCTTGATTCCCCCACCGCGCAGCGTGTCCTGCGCCTGGTGGAACAGATCGGCTTTGATACCTACCACCCCAGCCTCATCGCCGAAGGCAGGACCGGCGAGCCCACCATTCTCGAAGGCCTCGAAGAATTCCGCGAGCACCTCGGCGGCGAACTCACCGTCACCCTCGTGCCCAAAGTGGGTCAAAAACTCGAAGTCCACGAAATGGACCGCGAGCTGATTCTTGAGGCCGTTGAGGAACTGCGCATGCATGCCGAGGCGAACCACCTCGCCCCGGCGGGCAGGTGA
- a CDS encoding ubiquinol-cytochrome c reductase iron-sulfur subunit, giving the protein MLRRTWLQGWLIGTARTVTGLAWARGMVMEVAALQTGPGALYLSLASFPALQSVGGSVQVNLSAVDTALIVTRASVSSFHALDSVCTHAGCTVGTFVQQQGYMQCPCHGSRYDIQGQVVRGPAEENLASFGIEFDGADELKITLPNLPLDVKPIQLYRRAGNRLRLKLTFEGKSGRRYQLRFKADVVSAFSTVPFAVTPNGLAVSSEISVTSDGPRHLYVDSDNQRGFYIVDEVE; this is encoded by the coding sequence ATGTTGCGTCGCACATGGCTTCAGGGCTGGCTCATCGGGACTGCGCGTACAGTCACGGGATTGGCTTGGGCGCGCGGGATGGTGATGGAGGTGGCCGCTTTGCAAACAGGGCCGGGCGCTTTGTATTTATCCTTGGCCAGCTTTCCTGCTTTGCAGTCGGTAGGCGGCTCCGTGCAGGTGAATCTCAGTGCGGTGGATACGGCCCTCATCGTGACACGTGCTTCGGTTTCCTCTTTCCATGCGCTTGATTCTGTTTGTACGCACGCAGGCTGCACCGTGGGCACCTTTGTGCAGCAGCAGGGTTACATGCAATGCCCTTGCCACGGTTCCCGTTATGACATTCAAGGCCAAGTGGTTCGCGGGCCTGCGGAAGAAAATCTGGCCTCGTTTGGCATTGAATTTGACGGGGCTGATGAGTTGAAAATCACGCTGCCGAACCTGCCCCTGGATGTGAAGCCCATCCAGCTTTACCGCCGCGCTGGAAATCGCCTGCGCTTGAAGTTGACTTTTGAGGGCAAGTCGGGACGGCGTTATCAGCTCCGATTCAAGGCGGATGTCGTTTCTGCTTTTTCCACTGTCCCCTTCGCAGTGACTCCGAATGGTCTCGCCGTAAGCTCTGAGATATCGGTCACGAGTGATGGCCCTCGCCACCTTTATGTGGACTCAGATAACCAGCGAGGCTTTTACATCGTGGATGAAGTGGAGTGA